Proteins from a single region of Halalkalibaculum roseum:
- the dacB gene encoding D-alanyl-D-alanine carboxypeptidase/D-alanyl-D-alanine endopeptidase gives MNKQYRHLIITALLISVCIPGRAQSIIFSPDVVQTIENSEAYDAFWSVIVRDSTGRILEGYNFDKLVQPASNLKLLSSATILDELGEDFTYKTRMLGFGYQEGGTWQGDIIIEGVGDPSISGTFYNEDRFHVLEKFYTAIDTLGIRKISGNLIGNTAYFDQQPYPKGWSWEDLSFYYGVEISALSFNENAVDLTVVADNAVGETPEIRWFPFDTDYVNFINEQVITPSNTEYDEFYRRILGTNTIILRSKVPQNYVEKESLSVLNAPMYFMDTFKKYLNDGGISLGGRIIIDEQVPETDDDDYTMLSMHESVPVGKMLAEINKESSNFFTEMMLKTAAAEHYDVQGTTDLGLTLIKDFAASMQMDTTKIELNDGSGMAPATLITPEDLTSLMVKMQNRSDFDTYKKSLSLAGIDGSLQHRFKGTPLYKKIYGKTGYVSGVRALSGYMTADTGKPLIFSIITNNHTEKTSYIDSLHESILLQIYEKY, from the coding sequence ATGAACAAGCAATACAGACATCTTATTATTACTGCGTTATTGATATCTGTGTGTATTCCCGGCAGAGCTCAGTCAATCATCTTTTCTCCCGATGTTGTTCAAACCATAGAGAACAGTGAAGCCTACGATGCTTTCTGGTCGGTAATCGTCAGGGATTCTACTGGACGTATACTTGAAGGCTATAATTTCGACAAGCTGGTTCAGCCGGCATCCAACCTGAAGCTGCTGAGTTCCGCAACTATCCTGGATGAGCTGGGCGAAGACTTTACCTATAAAACCAGAATGTTAGGGTTTGGCTATCAAGAGGGTGGAACCTGGCAGGGTGATATCATTATTGAAGGTGTCGGTGACCCCTCAATTAGCGGCACCTTTTACAACGAAGACCGCTTTCATGTTTTAGAAAAATTTTATACTGCCATTGATACCCTTGGTATTCGCAAGATAAGCGGCAATTTGATAGGTAATACTGCTTATTTTGATCAGCAGCCCTATCCCAAAGGGTGGAGCTGGGAAGACCTCAGCTTTTACTATGGGGTGGAGATAAGCGCTCTTTCCTTTAACGAAAATGCGGTGGATTTGACGGTCGTTGCCGATAATGCTGTGGGAGAGACCCCTGAGATTCGCTGGTTCCCGTTTGACACCGATTATGTGAATTTTATCAACGAACAGGTCATAACCCCTTCAAATACTGAATATGATGAATTTTACCGGCGTATTCTCGGTACGAATACTATTATTCTGAGAAGTAAAGTGCCGCAAAATTATGTTGAAAAAGAATCCCTGTCAGTGTTGAATGCCCCGATGTATTTCATGGATACCTTTAAAAAGTATCTCAATGACGGCGGTATATCACTGGGAGGAAGAATCATCATAGATGAGCAAGTACCGGAAACTGACGATGATGATTATACAATGCTTTCCATGCACGAGTCGGTACCGGTCGGTAAAATGCTTGCTGAAATCAACAAGGAAAGCAGCAATTTCTTTACAGAAATGATGCTCAAAACGGCGGCAGCCGAGCATTACGACGTGCAGGGAACAACCGATCTGGGACTCACACTGATTAAAGACTTCGCAGCATCCATGCAGATGGATACTACCAAGATCGAGCTGAATGACGGATCAGGTATGGCTCCGGCTACCCTGATTACCCCGGAAGATCTTACAAGCCTGATGGTAAAGATGCAGAATCGTTCTGATTTTGATACCTACAAGAAAAGTCTCTCCCTTGCAGGCATAGACGGATCGCTACAGCATCGATTTAAGGGCACACCGCTATATAAAAAGATCTATGGAAAGACAGGGTATGTATCAGGTGTGAGGGCACTCAGCGGTTACATGACGGCAGATACGGGGAAACCGCTCATTTTCAGTATTATTACCAACAATCATACTGAGAAGACCTCCTATATTGATTCCTTGCATGAATCCATCTTGTTGCAAATCTATGAGAAATATTAG
- the folD gene encoding bifunctional methylenetetrahydrofolate dehydrogenase/methenyltetrahydrofolate cyclohydrolase FolD, with product MSAKLIDGKKVAQITRDEVRKDVEDWVGDGNRPPFLQVVLVGSDPASDVYVGAKTRACSEVGIETDTMRLPDTISAKELKSTIGKLNKDDSVDGILVQLPLPNHLSSHDVIESIDYRKDVDGFHPMNVGRLTVGQPSFRSCTPAGIFELFKYYSITTKSKHAVIVGASNIVGRPVSILLSKEEAEGKATTTVCHKYTKDLTQHTISADILVVAAGQPNLIRGEMVKEGVVVIDVGINRVADDTSEKGYKLVGDCHFESVKEKASWITPVPGGVGPMTVAMLMKNTLLAAKKSIYPE from the coding sequence ATGTCAGCAAAGCTAATTGATGGGAAAAAAGTAGCACAGATCACGCGGGATGAAGTCCGGAAGGATGTAGAAGACTGGGTAGGAGATGGGAATCGCCCGCCCTTTTTGCAGGTGGTCCTGGTTGGGAGTGACCCGGCATCGGATGTGTATGTAGGAGCCAAAACAAGGGCCTGTAGTGAAGTGGGAATTGAAACCGATACCATGCGTCTTCCTGATACTATCTCAGCCAAGGAACTGAAAAGTACTATTGGTAAATTGAACAAAGACGATTCAGTGGATGGTATTTTGGTTCAGCTACCGCTTCCCAATCACCTTTCTTCGCATGATGTAATTGAATCTATCGATTATCGCAAGGATGTGGATGGTTTTCATCCTATGAATGTCGGTCGCCTGACAGTGGGGCAACCCAGTTTCCGATCCTGCACGCCGGCAGGAATTTTTGAACTGTTTAAATATTACAGCATAACCACTAAAAGTAAGCATGCCGTAATTGTTGGGGCGAGTAATATCGTGGGTAGGCCCGTTTCTATTTTACTGTCTAAAGAAGAAGCGGAAGGAAAAGCCACAACAACGGTCTGCCATAAGTATACCAAAGATCTCACGCAGCACACCATATCGGCGGATATCCTGGTAGTTGCAGCCGGTCAGCCCAACCTGATTCGGGGTGAGATGGTGAAAGAAGGCGTAGTGGTAATTGATGTGGGTATCAACCGTGTGGCCGATGATACGAGTGAAAAAGGGTATAAGCTGGTAGGCGATTGCCATTTTGAAAGCGTCAAAGAGAAAGCCAGCTGGATCACCCCGGTTCCGGGGGGCGTCGGACCTATGACCGTAGCCATGCTTATGAAAAATACTTTGCTTGCTGCCAAGAAGTCTATTTACCCGGAGTAA
- a CDS encoding glycoside hydrolase family 97 protein, with product MASCTIEQPNSVTSPNSNVRISFSLSENGTPQYQVAYRNQTLIDPSSLGFEFKNSGSLNSNFSIESTHTRSVDETWNPVWGENSEVENRFNELLVELQEQSEPYRRLHLRFRAYDDGIGFRYEIPLQQNLTDTLFITDELTEFKLKGDHDTWWIPGDWDIYEHLYNTTKFSEIDATSKRDHPNLAQTYIPENAVNTPVTMKTAEGLYLSFHEADLTDYAGMTLKVDTANMSMTSNLVGSQRRDYKVERKAPFNSPWRTIQIGEKAGDLIESNLIVNLNDPNELGDIPWFKPTKYVGIWWEMHLGKSTWDYESGRHGATTENTKRYIDFAADNNIGAVLVEGWNTGWERWIGFPDREGVFDFVTPYPDYDLQEVMGYAKEKGVEIIMHHETSAAPRTYEAQLDTAYSLMQDLGIHVVKTGYVGKIIPEGEYHHGQWMVNHYRKVLEKAAEYEIAVNAHEPIKGTGIRRTLPNAISREGLRGQEYNAWSVEGGNPPEHLTIVPFTRMLAGPIDFTPGIFNIKFDEYQENNQVNTTLAQQLALYVVLYSPVQMAADLPEHYEGNPAFQFIREVAVNWDESHVLNGEIGEYVTIARKEKDSDNWFVGSVTDEESRSLEVTLDFLDPDMTYRAVIYRDGEDAHWDDNPLSIEIDEQEVTNETVLEFDLAPGGGQAISIFPVKE from the coding sequence ATGGCTTCCTGTACGATTGAACAACCTAACTCTGTTACCTCACCTAACAGTAACGTGCGTATTTCCTTCTCCCTGTCAGAGAATGGTACGCCTCAGTATCAGGTGGCCTATCGGAATCAAACCTTGATAGATCCCTCTTCTCTGGGCTTCGAGTTTAAAAATTCCGGTTCGCTGAATTCCAATTTTTCGATAGAATCTACTCATACCCGTTCGGTTGATGAGACATGGAATCCCGTTTGGGGTGAGAATAGCGAGGTTGAAAACCGGTTCAATGAGCTGCTGGTTGAATTGCAGGAACAGTCAGAGCCTTACCGACGATTGCATTTGCGCTTTCGGGCCTATGACGACGGCATCGGGTTTCGCTATGAAATACCGCTACAACAGAACCTGACCGACACACTGTTTATAACCGATGAACTTACGGAGTTCAAACTCAAGGGAGATCATGATACCTGGTGGATACCCGGTGACTGGGACATCTATGAGCATTTATACAACACCACAAAATTTTCTGAAATTGATGCTACCAGTAAAAGAGATCATCCGAACCTGGCCCAGACCTATATCCCGGAAAATGCCGTAAATACTCCCGTTACGATGAAAACGGCAGAAGGACTTTACCTTAGCTTCCATGAAGCCGACCTGACCGATTATGCTGGCATGACGCTAAAGGTAGACACTGCAAATATGAGTATGACCAGCAATCTTGTGGGTTCTCAGCGACGCGATTATAAGGTGGAACGCAAAGCGCCTTTTAACAGTCCATGGCGTACCATTCAGATCGGTGAAAAAGCCGGCGACCTGATAGAGTCAAATCTCATTGTAAATCTGAATGACCCGAATGAGCTGGGTGACATTCCCTGGTTCAAACCTACCAAATATGTGGGGATCTGGTGGGAGATGCACCTCGGCAAGTCAACATGGGACTATGAAAGCGGTAGGCACGGTGCAACTACTGAAAATACCAAGCGATATATCGATTTCGCTGCGGATAATAATATAGGTGCCGTACTGGTGGAAGGATGGAATACCGGTTGGGAACGCTGGATAGGCTTTCCCGACCGTGAAGGTGTCTTTGATTTCGTCACCCCTTATCCCGATTACGACCTGCAGGAAGTAATGGGATATGCAAAAGAGAAGGGCGTGGAGATTATTATGCATCATGAAACCTCTGCTGCTCCTCGTACTTATGAAGCACAGTTAGACACCGCCTATAGTCTCATGCAAGATTTGGGTATACATGTGGTGAAAACCGGTTATGTGGGCAAAATTATTCCGGAAGGCGAATACCATCACGGACAATGGATGGTGAATCACTATCGCAAGGTGCTGGAGAAAGCGGCTGAATATGAAATTGCCGTCAATGCCCATGAGCCTATAAAAGGAACCGGTATTCGTCGCACACTGCCCAATGCTATCTCGAGAGAAGGTCTGCGCGGACAGGAGTATAATGCCTGGAGCGTTGAGGGCGGCAACCCGCCGGAACATCTCACAATTGTACCTTTCACCCGCATGCTTGCCGGACCAATAGATTTTACCCCTGGCATCTTCAATATTAAATTCGATGAGTACCAGGAAAACAACCAGGTGAACACAACGCTGGCACAACAGCTGGCCCTCTATGTAGTGTTGTACAGTCCCGTTCAGATGGCGGCGGATCTGCCTGAACATTATGAAGGAAATCCTGCTTTCCAGTTTATACGCGAGGTTGCCGTCAATTGGGATGAAAGTCACGTTCTAAACGGTGAGATCGGTGAATACGTCACGATCGCAAGAAAGGAGAAAGATTCGGACAACTGGTTTGTAGGAAGCGTAACCGACGAAGAATCCAGAAGTCTTGAAGTAACCCTCGATTTCCTTGATCCCGACATGACCTACCGCGCCGTGATTTACCGTGACGGAGAAGATGCCCATTGGGATGATAATCCATTGAGCATAGAAATTGATGAACAAGAGGTAACCAACGAGACCGTTCTGGAATTTGACCTCGCTCCCGGCGGTGGTCAGGCGATCAGTATTTTCCCGGTAAAGGAGTAA
- a CDS encoding RNA polymerase sigma factor encodes MNKDEFDRLIQQHQGIIWKVCRAFARNREDQKDLFQEILYNLWKGRTTFSGNSKITTWIYRVSFNRAIDYSRKKRVQTTELDESTMLSPNKHKAEYDIEALYIAISRLNPVDRSIIILYLDKYSYKEIAEITGLSEKNVSVKLVRIKEKLKDQYLKLTKTPQL; translated from the coding sequence TTGAATAAAGATGAATTTGATAGGCTGATTCAGCAACACCAGGGAATTATTTGGAAGGTATGCAGGGCTTTCGCTCGAAATCGGGAAGATCAGAAAGACCTATTTCAGGAAATTCTATATAACCTTTGGAAAGGGAGAACTACATTTTCGGGCAATTCAAAAATCACGACTTGGATCTACCGGGTAAGTTTTAACAGGGCCATAGATTATAGCCGGAAAAAACGAGTACAGACCACCGAATTAGATGAATCTACGATGCTCTCTCCCAACAAGCACAAAGCAGAATACGATATAGAAGCCTTATACATTGCTATCAGCCGGCTTAATCCCGTGGATCGATCAATAATCATCCTTTACCTGGATAAGTATTCCTATAAGGAAATTGCTGAAATCACGGGTCTCAGCGAAAAAAATGTAAGCGTCAAACTGGTTCGAATTAAGGAGAAACTTAAAGATCAGTATCTAAAATTGACCAAAACTCCACAATTATGA
- a CDS encoding PTS sugar transporter subunit IIA translates to MNIVSLLDKSTVIPDLKASSKKEVLNELISSLSSKVDSDELDAIHQAVFEREKIMSTGVGKGLAIPHGKASGIKDNYAAFALLDSPVEYEAIDGQPVTMVFLLVGPQSSNSFHIKMLSRISRLMNNSEFRTELNDCKTAEEILEVFNREEETHFGS, encoded by the coding sequence ATGAACATTGTCAGCTTGTTAGATAAGAGCACTGTTATTCCTGATTTAAAAGCCTCGTCCAAGAAAGAGGTATTGAATGAGCTGATATCGAGTTTATCTTCAAAAGTTGACAGTGATGAGCTGGATGCCATACATCAGGCAGTTTTTGAAAGAGAAAAAATCATGTCAACCGGTGTAGGAAAAGGTCTTGCCATTCCGCACGGGAAAGCGAGCGGAATCAAGGATAATTATGCCGCTTTTGCATTACTGGATTCACCCGTAGAGTACGAGGCCATTGACGGGCAGCCGGTAACCATGGTATTTTTACTGGTAGGGCCCCAGTCGAGCAACAGTTTCCATATTAAAATGCTGAGTCGCATTTCCCGGCTTATGAATAACAGTGAATTCAGAACGGAACTGAATGACTGTAAAACGGCTGAGGAAATCCTGGAAGTATTCAATAGAGAAGAGGAGACTCATTTCGGGAGTTAG
- a CDS encoding heme exporter protein CcmB, producing the protein MDFIKGTTAVFWKDMQAELRSRYAINTVLAFVGAALLLILFTLKAQQLPPTPKSGLIWIVILFAALSSLSRSFVAETERQTFDLLRIHGKPSEVFTGKLLYNFTFTLAVNIGTFALYIFLLGLPVADFLALTLTIILGTLGLSSVATMLAAIVAQADRKGAIFSVLSIPLLFPLILILVRTSKAALIEGLTPNYINDFWALFGFSGVSISAGILLFDYIWEE; encoded by the coding sequence ATGGATTTTATCAAAGGTACAACCGCCGTTTTTTGGAAGGATATGCAGGCAGAGCTGCGATCCCGGTATGCCATCAATACAGTACTGGCATTTGTGGGAGCGGCCCTTTTGCTTATCCTATTCACTTTGAAGGCACAGCAGCTGCCTCCTACCCCGAAAAGCGGTTTGATCTGGATCGTGATACTTTTTGCAGCCTTGTCCAGCCTGTCACGTTCTTTCGTTGCTGAAACTGAAAGGCAAACTTTTGACTTACTGCGTATCCATGGGAAGCCTTCGGAGGTCTTTACAGGAAAATTGTTGTATAATTTTACGTTCACGTTGGCAGTTAATATCGGTACATTCGCTTTATATATATTTTTATTGGGTTTGCCGGTTGCCGATTTCCTGGCCTTAACACTGACGATCATTTTGGGGACACTGGGACTGTCATCTGTTGCAACCATGCTTGCCGCTATTGTTGCACAGGCAGACCGTAAAGGAGCCATTTTTTCGGTTTTAAGCATCCCGCTTTTGTTTCCGCTGATTCTTATTTTAGTGCGCACCAGTAAAGCGGCCCTGATTGAAGGTCTGACCCCGAATTACATCAACGACTTCTGGGCGCTTTTCGGTTTTAGCGGCGTGAGTATCAGTGCAGGAATATTACTTTTTGACTATATCTGGGAAGAATAA
- a CDS encoding ferritin, with protein sequence MIKQHIEEEINNQIQEEFQSAYTYLAMSAWFEDKNLSGFASWLKAQWQEEIEHAMKFYNHLIQRDGRPILQDIKKPKVQFDSPRKAFELALEQEQHITKCIHKMYKLARDEDDYPLESLLLWFIDEQVEEEEMVKDIIDKLNLVGEDGSGLYMLDRDMGERQAQNGKGTE encoded by the coding sequence ATGATTAAGCAACATATCGAAGAAGAAATAAACAACCAGATTCAGGAAGAATTTCAATCGGCATATACGTATTTAGCGATGTCGGCTTGGTTTGAAGACAAAAACCTTAGCGGCTTTGCAAGCTGGTTAAAAGCCCAGTGGCAGGAGGAAATTGAACATGCTATGAAGTTCTACAATCACTTGATTCAAAGAGACGGGCGACCCATATTGCAAGATATTAAAAAGCCAAAAGTGCAATTTGATTCTCCTCGAAAGGCCTTCGAACTAGCTCTTGAACAGGAGCAGCATATAACAAAATGTATCCACAAAATGTATAAGCTTGCCAGGGATGAGGATGATTATCCGCTTGAAAGTCTGTTACTCTGGTTTATTGATGAACAGGTAGAGGAAGAAGAGATGGTGAAAGATATTATCGATAAACTAAATTTAGTCGGAGAAGACGGTTCCGGCCTGTACATGCTGGATCGAGATATGGGAGAGAGACAAGCTCAGAATGGAAAAGGAACCGAGTAA
- a CDS encoding ATP-binding protein, whose product MTDYQDLNFEFGDERLVGQQLAKEHIERLMTSGRVSHSYLFSGPSGVGKTAFALAFAEVLNGISHLTNLGDQTFSKKSSWFTHPDIHVFIPVPTSVTIEELRLRLEMLKKDPYEIVDFSLRPSMTDESSSKNLRAFYPIDYFHDEIRPKAFLKPNEGRKTVIIMTGIETMRKEAANAFLKLLEEPSEDLIFLLTTGNTEALLPTIISRCQHIQLTPLKTEEIEKALIKQDGLAEKEARYLARVSGGNYAMTRFFDAETLKATREDIIKFLRYSYTLDARNIIEAAQDWQSQRNLEGQIALLNVMEVFIRDLMVYRSSQNASLVTNADQIEVIEKFCETLNNARLEDMITEVNRCKPMMYQYVQPKLIYTALAFRFSSLMRGLDTTISSGDSWKHLPAFVE is encoded by the coding sequence ATGACGGATTATCAGGATCTTAATTTTGAATTTGGAGACGAGCGACTGGTTGGACAACAGCTGGCTAAGGAACATATTGAGCGATTAATGACATCCGGGAGAGTCAGCCACTCCTACCTGTTTTCCGGACCTTCCGGAGTCGGGAAAACCGCTTTTGCCCTGGCATTTGCTGAAGTGCTTAACGGTATAAGTCACCTTACTAACCTTGGTGATCAGACTTTTTCGAAAAAATCCTCCTGGTTCACTCATCCCGATATTCACGTATTTATACCGGTACCGACCTCTGTCACCATAGAAGAGCTTCGCCTGCGCCTGGAGATGCTGAAAAAAGATCCTTATGAGATTGTGGATTTCAGTCTTCGTCCATCCATGACAGACGAAAGCAGTTCCAAGAATCTGCGCGCATTTTATCCCATTGATTATTTTCATGATGAAATCAGGCCCAAGGCTTTTCTAAAACCGAATGAGGGAAGAAAGACCGTCATCATAATGACCGGCATAGAAACCATGCGGAAAGAGGCAGCAAACGCATTTCTAAAGTTGCTGGAAGAACCTTCGGAAGATCTCATCTTTTTGTTGACAACCGGCAATACCGAAGCACTTCTGCCAACCATCATCTCACGCTGCCAGCACATTCAGCTGACGCCTCTTAAAACGGAAGAGATTGAAAAAGCGCTGATCAAGCAGGATGGACTGGCGGAAAAGGAAGCAAGATATCTCGCACGGGTATCCGGCGGAAACTATGCAATGACCCGGTTTTTTGATGCCGAAACCCTAAAAGCCACTCGGGAAGATATTATTAAATTTCTAAGGTATTCCTACACCCTCGATGCCAGAAACATTATTGAAGCCGCACAGGATTGGCAGAGCCAGAGAAATCTGGAGGGTCAGATTGCCCTGCTCAATGTGATGGAGGTATTTATTCGTGACCTGATGGTCTATCGAAGCTCGCAAAATGCTTCCCTGGTGACCAACGCCGATCAGATAGAAGTAATAGAAAAATTCTGCGAGACTCTGAATAATGCCCGGCTGGAAGACATGATTACCGAAGTAAACCGTTGCAAGCCTATGATGTATCAGTATGTTCAGCCCAAACTGATTTACACCGCGTTGGCTTTCCGATTTTCAAGCCTCATGCGCGGACTGGATACCACCATCTCATCCGGAGATTCATGGAAACATCTCCCTGCGTTTGTTGAATAG
- a CDS encoding AlkZ-related protein, with translation MFKTLEQAYQFVKEVKICTVFISDKTEYTSLWEHVDLPEKQPGEKGWGEKMTAVWTWKNQLPAEYPNEIFYGKIKGGLAVLMDIDYLACDHFPQAYKNIQTLDSLAQHIYSKIVVEPWDTTSLRKATIQEVGCTKSQFDTALKNLQITMNIARLNDSQIERDTWVPFSDLYLDIWQQYVRDKNDSK, from the coding sequence ATGTTTAAAACGCTTGAACAGGCTTACCAATTTGTCAAAGAAGTAAAGATTTGTACGGTCTTTATAAGTGATAAAACCGAGTATACGTCTCTTTGGGAACATGTTGACCTTCCGGAAAAACAACCCGGTGAAAAGGGATGGGGAGAGAAGATGACTGCCGTTTGGACATGGAAAAATCAGCTTCCGGCTGAGTATCCGAATGAAATATTTTATGGAAAAATCAAAGGTGGGTTAGCGGTACTGATGGATATAGATTATTTGGCTTGCGATCACTTTCCCCAAGCCTATAAAAATATCCAAACTTTAGATAGCCTAGCTCAGCATATCTACAGTAAAATAGTTGTAGAACCATGGGATACCACATCACTTAGAAAGGCGACAATACAGGAAGTTGGCTGTACTAAGAGTCAGTTTGACACGGCCCTAAAGAACCTTCAGATAACCATGAATATTGCCAGATTAAATGATTCTCAAATCGAACGAGATACGTGGGTACCCTTTTCGGATTTGTACCTCGATATATGGCAGCAATATGTACGAGATAAAAATGACTCGAAATAG
- a CDS encoding sigma-54-dependent transcriptional regulator codes for MAPVKANILVTDDEKSIRNSLKEILEFEGYDVFEAENGADALQKVKEQNMDLMLLDIKMKGMDGMEVLKSLRENRQDFPVIMISGHGNIELAVEATKLGAFDFIEKPPDLNRLLVSVRNALDRRELARENKSMRSKLPDVPEIIGESESIQKIKQTIKKVAPTNSRVLITGENGTGKELVARWIHEKSSRRSGRMVDVNCAAIPTELLESELFGHEKGAFTGATSRRIGKFEQADGGTLFLDEIGDMSADAQAKVLRALQENAIIRVGGSQKIKVDVRVLAATNKDLMEEIEQGNFREDLYHRINVIPIHIPPLRERKEDIPALAVNCLKRLSAKDIVFSGVEFTEEALDALKEHKWSGNVRELQNAIERMGLLASDSLIEKEDVRNLSLSRGKNTGKLENMIDEIEHFQEFKEAAEREFLKRKLEQYDWNISQTAEAIDIQRSHMYTKMKKYDIER; via the coding sequence ATGGCACCGGTTAAAGCAAACATACTGGTCACAGACGACGAGAAGAGTATCCGGAACTCTTTAAAAGAAATTCTTGAGTTTGAGGGCTATGATGTATTCGAAGCCGAGAACGGAGCCGATGCCCTTCAGAAGGTAAAAGAGCAGAATATGGATCTGATGCTGCTCGATATCAAGATGAAGGGGATGGACGGGATGGAAGTTTTAAAAAGCCTGAGGGAGAACCGACAGGATTTTCCGGTTATCATGATTTCCGGCCACGGCAACATTGAACTGGCGGTGGAGGCCACAAAGCTGGGAGCATTCGATTTTATAGAAAAGCCGCCGGATCTGAATCGACTGCTGGTCAGCGTGCGGAATGCCCTTGATCGCAGGGAGCTTGCCAGGGAGAACAAGAGCATGCGCTCGAAGCTTCCCGATGTACCGGAAATAATCGGAGAAAGCGAATCCATTCAAAAAATTAAGCAGACCATAAAAAAGGTGGCGCCCACCAATTCAAGGGTGCTGATTACCGGTGAAAATGGAACCGGAAAAGAGCTTGTGGCTCGATGGATACATGAAAAAAGTAGTCGCAGATCGGGACGTATGGTTGACGTTAATTGTGCCGCTATTCCTACCGAGCTTCTGGAAAGTGAACTTTTTGGCCATGAGAAGGGAGCATTCACCGGCGCGACCAGCCGGCGCATTGGTAAATTTGAGCAGGCTGACGGAGGTACGCTTTTCCTTGATGAAATTGGGGATATGAGTGCAGATGCCCAAGCTAAGGTATTGCGCGCTCTGCAGGAAAATGCCATTATTAGAGTAGGTGGCAGCCAGAAGATCAAAGTGGATGTTCGGGTGCTGGCTGCAACCAATAAAGATCTGATGGAAGAAATTGAACAGGGCAATTTCAGGGAGGATTTATATCACCGGATCAACGTCATACCCATTCATATTCCGCCACTGAGGGAAAGAAAAGAGGATATACCCGCTCTGGCGGTGAACTGCCTGAAGCGACTATCGGCAAAAGACATCGTTTTTTCAGGGGTAGAGTTTACCGAAGAAGCACTTGATGCCCTTAAAGAACACAAATGGTCGGGTAATGTGCGGGAGTTGCAAAATGCCATCGAACGAATGGGCCTGCTGGCCTCTGATTCACTGATTGAAAAAGAAGATGTCAGGAACCTCAGCCTTTCACGAGGAAAGAACACCGGGAAACTTGAAAACATGATAGACGAAATTGAACATTTCCAGGAGTTCAAGGAAGCTGCCGAACGAGAGTTCCTGAAGAGAAAACTGGAACAATACGACTGGAACATCAGTCAGACGGCAGAAGCCATTGACATACAGCGAAGCCATATGTACACCAAGATGAAGAAGTATGATATAGAAAGGTGA
- a CDS encoding DUF2268 domain-containing putative Zn-dependent protease (predicted Zn-dependent protease with a strongly conserved HExxH motif) produces MAHDKASPLILYFGLFAAVALLIGVAGCSTSSQSLGCEGNTDVMIQAGSCLHFEDEGQLDEYRDRIIAVVKETYSLVNSLMPIDDVQIRVLANPQNVIPELGMNGYNPGANEVILYFDPQSNALSHSLESSLSSILSHELHHAKRKRSAGYGSTLLQAMISEGLADHFSMEVTQSGPPIWSKVLTETQLESLLQKASQDWNSSPYNHSQWFFGNGEDIPRWTGYSIGFELVQIYLMNHPDSKASILHEEPASSFAPE; encoded by the coding sequence ATGGCTCATGATAAAGCATCTCCTTTAATTTTATACTTTGGGCTGTTCGCAGCAGTCGCGCTATTGATTGGCGTTGCCGGCTGTTCCACATCTTCGCAGTCATTAGGATGTGAGGGTAATACTGATGTAATGATACAGGCAGGTTCCTGTTTGCATTTCGAAGACGAAGGTCAACTTGATGAGTATCGCGATCGCATTATTGCGGTTGTAAAGGAGACTTATTCTCTGGTCAACAGTCTGATGCCTATTGATGATGTTCAAATTAGGGTCCTTGCCAATCCCCAGAATGTCATACCGGAGCTGGGAATGAATGGATATAATCCCGGTGCAAATGAAGTCATTTTATATTTCGATCCCCAGTCGAATGCATTATCCCATTCACTGGAGAGCAGCCTCTCCTCTATTTTATCGCACGAACTGCATCATGCCAAGCGCAAGCGCTCAGCAGGCTATGGATCTACCCTGTTGCAGGCTATGATATCAGAGGGACTTGCCGATCATTTTTCTATGGAAGTTACACAATCGGGTCCGCCAATCTGGTCAAAGGTATTAACGGAAACCCAATTGGAAAGTTTGCTACAGAAAGCTAGTCAGGACTGGAACAGCAGTCCCTATAATCATAGCCAATGGTTCTTTGGAAACGGTGAAGATATTCCCCGATGGACAGGCTATTCTATAGGTTTTGAGCTTGTTCAAATATACTTAATGAACCATCCCGACAGCAAAGCTTCCATTCTACACGAGGAACCGGCATCTTCTTTTGCACCGGAATAG